The Pseudarthrobacter sp. NS4 genome includes a window with the following:
- a CDS encoding gamma carbonic anhydrase family protein yields MAPLYPFAGQSPAVHDSAFVAPTASIIGNARLGPDSSAFYGVSVRADTAAITVGAGSNLQDNVVLHADPGFPCTVGERVSVGHAAVVHGCTVEDDCLIGMGATVLNGAVIGAGSLVAAGAVVLEGTVVPPRSLVAGVPGKVRRELTDEEYDGVRANAARYVELARAHRDLHG; encoded by the coding sequence ATGGCTCCCCTGTACCCTTTCGCCGGCCAGTCCCCGGCAGTCCATGATTCAGCTTTCGTCGCGCCCACGGCCTCGATTATTGGCAACGCCCGCCTGGGCCCGGATTCCAGCGCCTTCTACGGCGTCTCCGTCCGGGCCGACACCGCCGCCATCACCGTGGGTGCGGGCAGCAACCTGCAGGACAACGTGGTCCTGCACGCCGATCCCGGGTTCCCCTGCACAGTTGGGGAACGCGTCAGTGTGGGGCACGCCGCCGTCGTGCATGGCTGCACAGTGGAGGACGACTGCCTCATCGGCATGGGCGCTACCGTGCTCAACGGTGCCGTGATCGGCGCCGGCTCGCTCGTCGCGGCCGGCGCCGTGGTCCTGGAGGGCACGGTGGTCCCGCCCCGCTCGCTGGTGGCGGGCGTCCCGGGCAAGGTGCGCCGCGAACTTACCGATGAGGAGTACGACGGCGTGCGGGCCAATGCGGCGCGCTACGTCGAGCTGGCCCGCGCCCACCGGGACCTGCACGGGTAG
- a CDS encoding 2'-5' RNA ligase family protein: MPSSKVTAREGSRSTQVAGMSGNPQGDPTAGTGREGAAPPRTEHISVGVILGFPPEVAEELQRWRASFGDPLADVVPAHITLVTTTPTRDWEATREHVREVARRQSPFMVTIAGTGTFRPVSPVVFINVEDGFEDCVELHEKLQQGPLQRELPFAYHPHVTIAHDVAPESLDEAETVLKNYKATFPVVSMGLYEHDADGIWQLREELDFGTETDDHAVCPDGGTGTVPKTGGPAATSH; encoded by the coding sequence ATGCCATCCAGCAAAGTCACCGCACGGGAAGGCTCCCGCTCCACCCAGGTGGCGGGAATGTCCGGCAACCCCCAAGGTGACCCAACGGCGGGCACCGGCAGGGAGGGCGCCGCCCCGCCCCGCACCGAACACATCAGCGTGGGCGTCATCCTCGGCTTTCCGCCGGAAGTTGCTGAAGAGCTGCAGCGATGGCGGGCTTCTTTCGGGGACCCTCTCGCGGACGTGGTTCCGGCCCACATCACGCTGGTGACAACCACTCCCACCCGGGACTGGGAGGCCACCCGGGAACATGTGCGGGAGGTGGCGCGCCGTCAAAGCCCCTTTATGGTCACCATCGCCGGGACGGGAACGTTCCGTCCCGTTTCGCCTGTGGTTTTCATCAACGTGGAGGACGGCTTTGAGGACTGCGTTGAACTGCACGAAAAACTCCAGCAGGGCCCCCTCCAGCGCGAGTTGCCCTTTGCCTATCATCCCCACGTCACCATCGCCCACGACGTAGCTCCGGAAAGCCTTGATGAGGCCGAAACGGTGCTGAAAAACTACAAGGCCACCTTCCCCGTGGTTAGCATGGGACTTTACGAGCACGATGCTGACGGCATCTGGCAGCTACGGGAAGAGCTGGACTTTGGGACCGAAACCGACGATCACGCAGTCTGCCCGGACGGCGGCACGGGCACAGTCCCCAAAACGGGCGGACCAGCAGCCACTTCCCACTGA
- a CDS encoding exodeoxyribonuclease III codes for MSSALKKDHLRIASVNVNGLRAAYKNGMAAWLEPREVDILCLQEVRAPDAIVRQLLGDVWHILHAEAEAKGRAGVAIASREEPLATRNGIGDDYFATAGRWVEADFRFADAAGHPVQLTVASAYVHSGEVGTPKQDDKFRFLDVMSTRLPELTKHSDHALVVGDLNVAHTPLDIRNWKGNVKKAGFLPEERAYFDRFFGEEIGWRDVHRGLAGQMDGPYTWWSQRGKAFDNDTGWRIDYHLATPALAASAISAVVDRAASWDTRFSDHAPLVVDYQL; via the coding sequence GTGAGCTCGGCATTGAAGAAGGACCACCTTCGCATCGCATCCGTCAACGTGAATGGCCTCCGGGCTGCCTACAAGAACGGCATGGCTGCGTGGCTGGAACCGCGCGAAGTGGATATCCTCTGCCTGCAGGAAGTCCGTGCCCCTGACGCCATCGTTCGTCAGCTACTGGGCGACGTCTGGCACATCCTGCATGCCGAGGCAGAAGCCAAGGGCCGGGCAGGCGTGGCCATTGCATCCCGGGAAGAGCCCTTGGCCACCCGTAACGGCATAGGTGACGATTACTTCGCCACGGCGGGCCGCTGGGTGGAAGCCGATTTCCGGTTCGCTGACGCTGCCGGACATCCTGTCCAGCTGACGGTCGCAAGCGCCTATGTCCACTCGGGTGAGGTTGGCACTCCCAAGCAGGATGACAAGTTCCGCTTCCTGGATGTCATGAGCACCCGCCTGCCCGAGCTGACCAAGCACAGCGACCACGCACTGGTGGTGGGTGACCTCAACGTGGCCCACACGCCGCTGGATATCCGGAACTGGAAAGGCAACGTCAAGAAGGCGGGATTCCTGCCCGAGGAGCGTGCCTACTTTGACCGTTTCTTCGGCGAGGAGATCGGCTGGCGGGACGTCCATCGCGGGCTTGCAGGCCAGATGGACGGGCCCTACACCTGGTGGTCCCAGCGCGGCAAGGCCTTCGACAACGACACGGGCTGGCGCATCGACTACCACCTGGCCACTCCGGCGCTGGCAGCCTCCGCCATCTCGGCCGTCGTGGACCGCGCGGCTTCGTGGGACACCCGCTTTTCCGACCATGCCCCGCTGGTAGTGGACTACCAGCTCTAA
- a CDS encoding bifunctional methylenetetrahydrofolate dehydrogenase/methenyltetrahydrofolate cyclohydrolase, with product MTEATQTAKILDGRAAAAAIKSELTERVAALKARGVTPGIATVLVGADPASQLYVSMKHKQSVEIGMNSIQRELPADATQAQVEDLIDELNADPDCHGYIVQLPLPKHLDTDAILERIDPAKDADGLHPTNLGRLVLNVNGEITSPLPCTPRGVIELLERNGYSLAGKHVVVVGRGVTIGRSIGLLLTRRAVNATVTLTHTGTRNLSELLRQADVIVGAAGAKHIVKAADVKPGAAVLDVGVTRETDPETGKSKVHGDIEPAAAEVAGWVSPNPGGVGPMTVALLMTNVVEAAERQAGITR from the coding sequence GTGACTGAAGCCACGCAGACCGCGAAGATCCTTGACGGCAGGGCAGCGGCAGCCGCCATCAAATCCGAGCTGACGGAGCGTGTCGCAGCCCTGAAGGCCCGCGGCGTCACTCCCGGCATCGCCACTGTGCTCGTGGGCGCCGACCCTGCCTCACAGCTGTACGTGTCCATGAAGCACAAGCAGTCGGTGGAGATCGGGATGAACTCGATCCAGCGCGAGCTGCCCGCGGATGCCACCCAGGCGCAGGTTGAGGACCTCATTGACGAACTCAATGCGGACCCGGACTGCCACGGCTACATCGTCCAGCTGCCGCTGCCCAAGCACCTGGACACCGATGCCATCCTCGAGCGCATCGATCCCGCCAAGGATGCCGACGGCCTGCACCCGACCAACCTGGGCCGGCTGGTGCTTAACGTCAACGGCGAAATCACCTCGCCCCTGCCGTGCACGCCCCGCGGCGTCATCGAGCTCCTGGAGCGCAACGGTTACAGCCTCGCCGGCAAGCATGTTGTGGTGGTTGGCCGCGGCGTTACCATCGGCCGCTCTATCGGGTTGCTGCTCACGCGGCGGGCCGTGAACGCCACCGTCACCCTGACGCACACCGGAACCAGGAACCTTTCGGAACTGCTGCGGCAGGCGGACGTCATTGTGGGCGCGGCCGGTGCCAAGCACATCGTCAAGGCTGCAGACGTGAAGCCGGGCGCGGCTGTGCTCGACGTCGGTGTCACCCGGGAAACCGACCCCGAGACGGGCAAGAGCAAGGTCCACGGCGACATCGAGCCGGCCGCTGCCGAGGTAGCCGGCTGGGTTTCGCCGAACCCCGGAGGCGTGGGGCCCATGACCGTGGCGCTGCTGATGACCAACGTGGTCGAAGCCGCCGAACGGCAGGCGGGCATCACCCGGTAG
- the glyA gene encoding serine hydroxymethyltransferase, with the protein MTTTATSTTTVSNQPLAELDPEIAAVLDQELGRQRGTLEMIASENFAPRAVMEAQGSVLTNKYAEGYPGRRYYGGCEYVDVAEQLAIDRVKALFGAEYANVQPHSGAQANAAALSAMITPGDKILGLSLAHGGHLTHGMKLNFSGKLYNVAAYQVEEDNFRVDMDKLREQAIAEKPQVIIAGWSAYPRHLDFAAFRSIADEVGALLWTDMAHFAGLVAAGLHPSPVPHSDVVTSTVHKTLAGPRSGVILAKQEWAKKLNSNVFPGQQGGPLMHVIAAKAVAFKIAGSQEFKERQERVLEGARIIADRLNQADVAEAGVSVLTGGTDVHLVLVDLRNSQLDGQQAEDLLHSVGITVNRNAVPFDPRPPMVTSGLRIGTPALATRGFGAAEFTEVAEIIATALKAGTSADVESLQARVDKLAADFPLYPQHEQW; encoded by the coding sequence GTGACTACTACAGCCACCTCAACCACAACCGTCAGCAATCAGCCGCTGGCCGAGCTTGACCCGGAAATCGCCGCAGTCCTTGACCAGGAGCTCGGCCGCCAGCGCGGCACCCTGGAGATGATTGCCTCCGAAAACTTTGCGCCCCGCGCCGTGATGGAAGCCCAGGGCTCCGTCCTCACCAACAAGTACGCCGAGGGCTACCCGGGCCGCCGCTACTACGGCGGCTGCGAGTACGTTGACGTTGCAGAGCAGCTGGCCATTGACCGGGTGAAGGCACTGTTCGGCGCCGAGTACGCCAACGTCCAGCCCCACTCCGGTGCCCAGGCCAACGCCGCCGCGCTCTCCGCCATGATCACCCCCGGCGACAAGATCCTGGGCCTGTCCCTGGCGCATGGTGGCCACCTGACCCACGGCATGAAGCTGAACTTCTCCGGCAAGCTCTACAACGTTGCCGCCTACCAGGTTGAAGAAGACAACTTCCGCGTGGACATGGACAAGCTCCGCGAGCAGGCTATCGCCGAGAAGCCGCAGGTCATCATCGCAGGATGGTCCGCCTACCCCCGGCACCTGGACTTCGCAGCATTCCGCTCCATCGCCGACGAGGTGGGCGCCCTGCTCTGGACGGACATGGCGCACTTTGCCGGCCTGGTTGCCGCAGGCCTGCACCCCAGCCCGGTCCCGCACTCGGACGTGGTCACCTCCACCGTGCACAAGACCCTCGCCGGCCCGCGCTCGGGTGTGATCCTGGCCAAGCAGGAGTGGGCCAAGAAGCTCAACTCCAACGTCTTCCCGGGCCAGCAGGGCGGTCCGCTGATGCACGTCATCGCCGCCAAGGCAGTAGCCTTCAAGATCGCCGGCAGCCAGGAATTCAAGGAGCGCCAGGAGCGCGTCCTCGAAGGTGCCAGGATCATCGCCGACCGCCTCAACCAGGCCGATGTTGCCGAGGCCGGCGTCTCGGTCCTTACCGGCGGCACCGACGTCCACCTGGTGCTCGTTGACCTGCGCAACTCCCAGCTGGACGGCCAGCAGGCCGAAGACCTCCTGCACTCGGTAGGCATCACCGTCAACCGCAACGCCGTTCCGTTCGACCCCCGCCCGCCGATGGTCACCTCCGGCCTGCGCATCGGCACGCCGGCCCTGGCAACCCGTGGCTTTGGCGCCGCCGAGTTCACCGAGGTTGCCGAGATCATCGCCACCGCCCTCAAGGCAGGCACCAGCGCCGACGTCGAATCCCTGCAGGCCCGCGTTGACAAGCTGGCTGCTGACTTCCCGCTGTACCCGCAGCACGAGCAGTGGTAA
- the purU gene encoding formyltetrahydrofolate deformylase has product MSEEQLNQAYVVTLSCPDRPGIVHAVAGALLAAGCNITDSQQYGSPATGNFFMRVEVTTATSAAGLRDALEPVAEAFTMQLSLNAVGQKVRTLVMASTSAHCLNDLLFQQRSGTLPIDIPAIVSNHQDLAGLARFYGIPFHHIPVTSDTKAQAEEKLRGIIAEHDIELTVLARYMQILSDELCTELTGKAINIHHSFLPSFKGAKPYHQAHARGVKLIGATAHYVTAALDEGPIIEQEVIRVDHARTPEQFVQMGRDVEGRTLAQAVQWHAEQRVLLDGNRTVVFN; this is encoded by the coding sequence GTGAGTGAAGAGCAGCTGAACCAAGCGTACGTAGTAACCCTGTCCTGCCCGGACCGCCCCGGAATTGTCCATGCGGTGGCCGGCGCCCTGCTGGCGGCAGGCTGCAATATTACGGACTCACAGCAGTACGGCAGCCCCGCCACCGGGAACTTCTTTATGCGCGTGGAAGTGACGACGGCGACCTCCGCGGCTGGGCTGCGCGACGCACTGGAACCGGTGGCTGAAGCATTCACCATGCAGTTGAGCCTGAACGCCGTGGGCCAGAAAGTCCGGACGCTGGTCATGGCCAGCACCTCCGCCCACTGCCTGAATGACCTGCTGTTCCAGCAGCGTTCCGGCACGCTGCCGATTGATATTCCTGCCATCGTGTCCAACCACCAGGACCTGGCCGGACTGGCCCGGTTTTACGGCATCCCGTTCCACCACATCCCGGTCACCAGCGACACCAAGGCCCAGGCCGAGGAAAAGCTGCGCGGCATTATTGCCGAGCACGACATTGAACTGACGGTCCTGGCCCGGTACATGCAGATCCTGTCCGATGAGCTCTGCACGGAACTGACCGGCAAGGCCATCAACATCCACCACTCGTTCCTGCCGTCCTTCAAGGGCGCCAAGCCCTACCACCAGGCCCACGCACGCGGTGTCAAGCTGATCGGGGCCACGGCGCACTACGTGACGGCAGCCTTGGACGAAGGGCCGATCATCGAGCAGGAAGTCATCCGCGTGGACCACGCCCGGACGCCGGAGCAGTTTGTGCAGATGGGCCGCGACGTGGAGGGCCGAACCCTGGCACAGGCTGTGCAGTGGCACGCAGAGCAGCGGGTGCTGCTGGACGGCAACCGGACCGTGGTCTTCAACTGA
- a CDS encoding ABC transporter permease, whose amino-acid sequence MTERSAPGVARAHSPEVAAAKARRWGAFYYAGQVLRVMKSYGWSILMYSVGQPVAYLFAMGVGLASLVDSQASTAFGGVSYLAFIAPALLVSAAVMTAANEFTFPVMAGFKWRRTYYGPHASPLTPDQIAAGHVMAVTLRLLVQSAIYFAVVALFGASPSGWAWAGILVATLAGLSFGLPLMAYSASLTEDKGQFALVMRLIVMPLFLFSGTFFPLDTLPLAVRWIGWISPIWHGTELGRVLSYGYEEPPVLTLVHVAVLAGLAVLGWILTSRRFTKRMSQ is encoded by the coding sequence TTGACTGAGCGGTCTGCTCCGGGAGTTGCGCGGGCCCACAGCCCTGAGGTGGCTGCCGCTAAAGCCCGTCGTTGGGGAGCGTTTTACTACGCCGGGCAGGTGCTCCGCGTGATGAAGAGTTATGGCTGGTCCATCCTGATGTACAGCGTGGGCCAGCCGGTGGCCTACCTGTTCGCCATGGGTGTGGGCCTGGCCTCCCTGGTGGACAGCCAGGCCTCAACAGCTTTCGGCGGAGTCAGCTATCTGGCATTCATAGCGCCGGCGCTGCTGGTATCCGCGGCCGTCATGACCGCCGCCAACGAGTTCACCTTTCCGGTAATGGCCGGGTTCAAGTGGCGCCGGACCTATTACGGTCCACATGCTTCGCCGTTGACTCCAGATCAGATCGCGGCCGGGCACGTCATGGCCGTGACCCTGAGGCTGCTGGTGCAGTCGGCCATCTACTTTGCAGTCGTGGCACTGTTTGGTGCATCCCCATCGGGCTGGGCGTGGGCCGGCATCCTGGTGGCCACCCTGGCGGGACTGTCCTTCGGCCTGCCGCTGATGGCGTATTCTGCTTCGCTCACGGAGGACAAGGGCCAGTTCGCGCTGGTGATGAGGCTCATTGTGATGCCGCTGTTCCTGTTCTCCGGAACCTTCTTCCCGCTGGATACCCTTCCGCTGGCAGTGCGCTGGATCGGCTGGATTTCTCCCATCTGGCACGGCACCGAACTGGGCCGGGTGCTCAGTTACGGCTACGAAGAGCCCCCGGTCCTCACCCTCGTCCATGTCGCTGTCCTGGCCGGACTGGCGGTCCTGGGCTGGATCCTCACCAGCCGCAGGTTTACCAAAAGGATGTCCCAATGA
- a CDS encoding ABC transporter permease, which yields MSAPVGLGPGSSATEEARNRSFGALYSRNARAVISRGMKATMGGHWLVMLSGFFEPVLFLFSMGVGMGAIVGAVEGPDGNPISYAAYIAPALLAVSAMNGAVYDSTWNVFFKMNFGKLYQGMLYTSLGPLDIALGEIFLALLRGMMYATGFTAVMAMMGLITTPWALLMIPASVLIAFGFASIGMGITSFMKTFQQMDWITFIMLPMFLFSATFYPLSVYPQYIQWLIQAMPLWHGVELLRQISVGTFTAAMPLHIGYYLVMTAAGMLLTTVRLRQLFLK from the coding sequence ATGAGCGCGCCGGTTGGACTGGGGCCAGGGTCCAGCGCCACGGAGGAAGCCCGAAACAGGTCCTTCGGCGCGCTCTACTCACGCAACGCCAGGGCGGTGATCTCGCGCGGGATGAAAGCCACCATGGGCGGTCACTGGCTGGTCATGCTGTCCGGGTTCTTCGAGCCTGTCCTGTTCCTGTTCTCCATGGGTGTGGGAATGGGGGCGATCGTGGGCGCAGTGGAGGGGCCGGACGGCAACCCGATCAGCTACGCCGCGTACATTGCCCCCGCACTTCTTGCCGTCTCGGCGATGAACGGCGCGGTCTATGACTCAACCTGGAACGTCTTCTTCAAGATGAACTTCGGCAAGCTGTACCAGGGCATGCTGTACACGTCCCTTGGTCCGCTTGATATCGCCCTGGGGGAGATTTTCCTGGCGCTCCTGCGCGGGATGATGTACGCCACCGGCTTCACGGCCGTCATGGCGATGATGGGACTCATCACCACTCCCTGGGCGCTGCTGATGATCCCCGCCTCGGTGCTGATTGCCTTCGGTTTCGCGAGCATCGGAATGGGGATCACCAGCTTCATGAAGACGTTCCAGCAGATGGACTGGATTACGTTCATCATGCTGCCCATGTTCCTCTTCAGCGCCACGTTCTACCCGCTCAGCGTCTATCCGCAGTACATCCAGTGGCTCATCCAGGCCATGCCGCTGTGGCATGGGGTGGAATTGCTGCGCCAGATCAGCGTGGGCACCTTCACGGCAGCAATGCCGCTGCATATCGGCTATTACCTGGTGATGACCGCCGCCGGGATGCTGCTGACCACCGTGCGGCTGCGGCAGCTCTTCCTGAAGTAG
- the trpS gene encoding tryptophan--tRNA ligase: protein MISQTSPAAKKRILSGAKPTADSLHLGNYIGAVRNWVDMQAEYDAVFFIPDLHAITVDFDPAELAKRTRIVAAQYIAAGIDPDKSIFFVQSHVPEHAQLAWALNCITGFGEASRMTQFKDKTQKSGADAATLGLFAYPTLMAADILLYQTDLVPVGEDQRQHLELTRNLAQRFNTKFGATFTVPEATIVKERAKIYDLQNPSAKMSKTGESPNGAIQLLEDPKIAAKRIKSAVTDAGTEIRFDPEEKPGVSNLLTIYSSLTGKSVAELEAEYQGKMYGHLKVDLADIVVEFVTPLRNRTNELMADPAELDRLLAHGAERAREIASVTLGQVYERMGFLPSFSLAGVR from the coding sequence ATGATTAGCCAGACATCCCCGGCCGCGAAGAAGCGCATCCTTTCCGGAGCCAAGCCCACCGCCGATTCGCTGCACCTGGGCAACTACATCGGTGCTGTCCGCAACTGGGTGGACATGCAGGCTGAGTACGACGCCGTTTTCTTTATCCCGGACCTGCACGCCATCACCGTGGACTTCGATCCCGCCGAACTGGCCAAGCGAACCCGCATTGTTGCTGCCCAGTACATCGCCGCCGGCATCGACCCGGACAAGAGCATCTTCTTTGTCCAGTCCCACGTCCCCGAGCACGCACAGCTGGCCTGGGCCCTGAACTGCATCACCGGCTTTGGCGAGGCTTCCCGGATGACGCAGTTCAAGGACAAGACCCAGAAGTCCGGCGCTGACGCCGCCACCCTGGGCTTGTTCGCCTACCCCACGCTCATGGCCGCTGACATCCTGCTGTACCAGACCGACCTGGTGCCGGTGGGGGAGGACCAGCGCCAGCACCTGGAGCTGACCCGCAACCTGGCCCAGCGCTTCAACACTAAATTCGGTGCCACGTTCACCGTTCCGGAGGCGACCATCGTCAAGGAACGCGCCAAGATCTACGACCTCCAGAACCCCAGCGCCAAGATGTCCAAGACCGGTGAGTCTCCCAACGGTGCCATCCAGCTGCTGGAGGACCCCAAGATCGCGGCCAAGCGCATCAAGTCGGCAGTGACTGATGCCGGCACGGAGATCAGGTTCGACCCCGAAGAAAAGCCCGGCGTATCCAACCTCCTCACCATCTACTCATCCCTGACCGGAAAGTCGGTCGCCGAGCTTGAAGCCGAGTACCAGGGAAAGATGTATGGCCACCTCAAGGTTGACCTCGCCGATATTGTGGTGGAATTTGTCACCCCGCTCCGGAACCGCACCAATGAGCTGATGGCGGATCCAGCCGAACTCGACAGGCTGCTGGCCCACGGCGCCGAGCGTGCCCGGGAAATCGCGTCGGTAACCCTCGGCCAGGTGTACGAACGCATGGGCTTCCTTCCGTCCTTCTCCCTTGCCGGAGTCCGCTAG
- a CDS encoding ABC transporter ATP-binding protein, with product MSSGAAAGAVHPAQEPHTEARGTVITAENLTKTYGDVAAVDGISFTVPSGESFGLLGPNGAGKSTTMKMIGGVTRRTSGNLSIMGLDPDSHGPEVRAHLGVVPQQDNLDEELRVRDNLLVYGRYFGLPMSYLKPKADELLEFAQLTDKAKSKVDALSGGMKRRLTIARSLINEPRILLLDEPTTGLDPQARHILWDRLFRLKEQGVTLILTTHYMDEAEQLCDRLIVVDKGRIMAEGSPAQLIRGHSTREVVELRFGSERNTTIAAALGGIGERLEVLPDRVLIYAHDGEAALEQVAARGLRPLTSLVRRSSLEDVFLRLTGRSLID from the coding sequence CTGTCCTCCGGCGCCGCAGCCGGTGCTGTCCACCCTGCCCAAGAGCCCCACACCGAAGCCCGCGGCACAGTCATCACGGCAGAGAATCTGACCAAGACCTACGGTGACGTTGCGGCCGTGGACGGCATCTCCTTCACCGTCCCGTCGGGGGAGTCCTTTGGCCTGCTGGGGCCCAACGGCGCGGGGAAGTCCACCACCATGAAAATGATCGGCGGTGTCACCCGCCGCACGTCGGGCAACCTGAGCATCATGGGGCTGGACCCCGATTCCCACGGGCCGGAAGTGCGCGCGCACCTGGGCGTGGTGCCGCAGCAGGACAACCTGGACGAGGAGCTGCGGGTCCGGGACAACCTCCTGGTGTACGGCCGCTACTTCGGCCTGCCCATGAGCTACCTGAAGCCGAAGGCCGATGAATTGCTGGAGTTTGCCCAGCTGACGGACAAGGCAAAATCCAAGGTGGACGCGCTGTCCGGCGGCATGAAGCGGCGGCTGACCATCGCCAGGTCGCTCATCAACGAACCCCGGATCCTGCTGCTGGACGAACCGACGACGGGCCTGGACCCGCAGGCCCGGCACATCCTGTGGGACCGGCTGTTCCGGCTTAAGGAACAGGGCGTCACGCTGATCCTCACCACCCACTATATGGATGAGGCCGAGCAGTTGTGTGACCGGCTGATCGTGGTGGACAAGGGCCGCATCATGGCCGAGGGGTCCCCGGCCCAGCTGATCCGCGGGCATTCCACCCGGGAGGTGGTGGAGCTGCGGTTCGGTTCGGAGCGGAACACCACCATCGCGGCCGCACTTGGCGGCATTGGTGAACGCCTCGAGGTCCTGCCGGACCGGGTGCTGATCTATGCGCACGACGGCGAGGCCGCCCTTGAGCAGGTGGCGGCCCGCGGCCTGCGGCCGCTGACATCACTGGTCCGCAGGTCCTCGCTGGAGGACGTCTTCCTGCGGCTGACAGGCAGGAGCCTCATTGACTGA